Proteins from a genomic interval of Falco rusticolus isolate bFalRus1 chromosome 7, bFalRus1.pri, whole genome shotgun sequence:
- the LOC119150882 gene encoding translation initiation factor IF-2-like, which yields MAEPIARGSCGCYGGNRMHGWRDKVLEGTWGKKKREVVRGISQAKAKKASSLFPAYRRPSRGLKPGVIWGWGGSSGSSGNPSHGGAAPRLFTLPANCCCHAVGGCCCERERVPLLSARGLPPAGPAPPQPYGAPVPHPARRPPRSLSAAAELATSGQPGRCRACPCPPGAQPRQHPPGRPDPLLLPPGPSLALPGSVPGRPRLPRGTGPGPGRSALCCGPGAAGGGSTLGLYVCVCVCVCVCVCVPRVKGAAGWGREPVSALPPGTRASRSQVRPCHRGRRHRGSSEGRRQINLGVLIYKKNPSLSAPPVM from the exons ATGGCGGAGCCGATCGCCCGTGGGTCCTGTGGATGTTATGGTGGCAACCGGATGCATGGAT GGAGAGACAAGGTACTAGAGggaacttggggaaaaaaaaaaagagaagtggtAAGAGGGATCAGCCAAGCTAAGGCTAAAAAAGCatcctctctcttccctgcctACCGTCGTCCCTCAAGAGGATTGAAACCAGGCGtgatttgggggtgggggggcagctCAGGCTCTAGTGGAAATCCGAGCCACGGTGGTGCAGCTCCACGTCTCTTTACCTTGCCAGCCAACTGTTGCTGCCATGCTGTCGGCGGCTGCTGCTGCGAGCGGGAGCGGGTACCGCTCCTCTctgcccgggggctgccccccgccgggcccgcgCCGCCGCAGCCCTACGGGGCACCTGTCCCCCaccccgcccgccggcccccaAGGTCTCTATCCGCAGCCGCAGAGTTAGCCACGTCGGGCCAGCCGGGCCGCTGCCgcgcctgcccctgcccaccgGGCGCCCAGCCCCGGCAGCACCCTCCGGGCCGCCCTGACCCTCTCCTCCTCCCGCCGGGCCCTAGCCTGGCGCTGCCGGGGTCCGTCCCGGGCCGGCCTCGCCTCCCCCGAGGTActgggccggggccggggcgctcGGCCCTTTGCTGCgggcctggggcagctggggggggctcCACGCTGGggctgtatgtgtgtgtgtgtgtgtgtgtgtgtgtgtgtgtgtgcgtcCCACGGGTGAAAGGGGCGGCCGGGTGGGGCCGTGAGCCCGTCTCCGCTCTCCCCCCGGGTACCAGGGCTAGTCGCAGCCAG GTGCGGCCGTGCCATCGAGGCCGAAGGCACCGCGGGAGCAGCGAGGGCCGCAGGCAG